The following proteins are encoded in a genomic region of Oncorhynchus kisutch isolate 150728-3 linkage group LG6, Okis_V2, whole genome shotgun sequence:
- the LOC109893472 gene encoding ER lumen protein-retaining receptor 3, which translates to MNIFRLAGDVSHIVAIIILLVKIWRSKSCAGISGKSQVLFALVFTTRYLDLFTSVISIYNTVMKVVFLALAYATVYLIYMRFRSTFNSESDSFRVEFLLVPVAGLSFLENYAFAPLEILWTFSIYLESVAILPQLFMITKTGEAESITTHYLFFLGLYRALYLANWVWRYHTEGFFDQIAVVSGVVQTIFYCDFFYLYVTRVLRGSGKMSLPMPI; encoded by the exons ATGAATATCTTCCGTCTAGCCGGTGACGTGTCACATATCGTTGCTATCATCATTCTATTAGTGAAGATATGGAGGTCCAAATCCTGTGCTG GTATTTCTGGGAAGTCTCAGGTGCTTTTTGCATTAGTCTTCACTACAAGATACTTGGACCTCTTCACGAGTGTAATCTCCATCTACAACACAGTTATGAAG GTGGTGTTCCTGGCTTTGGCATATGCCACTGTGTACCTGATCTACATGCGCTTCAGGAGCACCTTCAACTCAGAGAGTGACTCATTCCGTGTTGAGTTCCTACTTGTGCCTGTGGCTGGGCTTTCCTTCCTGGAAAACTATGCATTTGCCCCCTTGGAG ATCCTGTGGACCTTCTCCATCTACTTGGAGTCGGTGGCCATCTTGCCCCAGCTCTTCATGATCACCAAGACCGGCGAGGCAGAGTCCATCACCACCCACTACCTGTTCTTCCTGGGTCTCTACCGAGCCCTGTACCTGGCCAACTGGGTGTGGCGCTACCACACCGAGGGCTTCTTTGACCAGATTGCTGTGGTGTCCGGTGTGGTACAGACGATTTTCTACTGTGACTTCTTCTACCTTTACGTTACCAGGG TGCTCAGAGGAAGTGGAAAGATGTCTCTGCCCATGCCCATCTAA
- the LOC109891968 gene encoding GTPase IMAP family member 7, translating to MANSRGTVEMASLECAASNLACEASPEPDSGALRMVLVGKTGAGRSSSGNTILGRQAFRVDISSCSVTGQCDRQSGAVAGRNLTVVDTPGFFDTRLSPQEVTAEAGRCVVLSAPGPHSFLVTLQPGRFTQEERDALEWVKATFGPGVLRYTVVLFTWGDHLQGKSMEDFLKESQELQEFVSRCQGGYHVFNNSNKITDCTQVTELLEKIDKMVTQNGGGFYTNEMYQEAERAIREVQEGTLGERKMTPLKQEEDGVKTGPEPQGPEAERMKRREEEERRREEEAARKKAEKLFWCELVSALGKGAAEGAGVTSKGKGKAVKKVKAIERAAALATTPLSITSAAKVVGGAVREGSKVLYKHRKTLLH from the exons ATGGCTAACTCACgtgggacagtggagatggcGTCATTGGAATGTGCTGCCTCGAATCTGG CATGTGAAGCATCACCGGAGCCTGACAGTGGGGCGCTGAGGATGGTACTGGTGGGGAAGACAGGCGCAGGGAGAAGCTCTTCTGGTAACACCATCCTAGGGAGGCAGGCATTCCGGGTGGACATCTCTTCATGTTCTGTAACTGgtcagtgtgacagacagagtggAGCTGTGGCTGGGAGGAACCTCACTGTGGTCGACACCCCAGGGTTCTTCGACACGCGCCTCTCCCCTCAGGAGGTGACAGCTGAGGCAGGACGCTGTGTGGTGCTGTCCGCCCCTGGCCCCCACTCCTTCCTGGTGACCCTTCAGCCTGGCAGGTTCACTCAGGAGGAGCGGGATGCCCTGGAGTGGGTGAAGGCCACTTTTGGACCAGGAGTCCTCAGATACACAGTAGTACTGTTCACCTGGGGTGACCATCTACAGGGAAAAAGCATGGAAGACTTCCTGAAGGAGAGCCAGGAGCTCCAGGAGTTTGTGAGTAGATGTCAGGGGGGCTACCATGTCTTTAACAACAGCAACAAGATAACAGACTGCACTCAGGTCACAGAGCTCCTGGAGAAGATAGACAAGATGGTGACGCAGAACGGAGGTGGCTTCTACACCAACGAGATGTACCAGGAGGCCGAGAGAGCCATCAGAGAAGTGCAGGAAGGAActctgggagagagaaagatgactCCATTGAAGCAGGAGGAGGATGGGGTGAAGACAGGGCCAGAGCCTCAGGGACCGGAGGCAGAGAGAATGaaaaggagggaagaggaggagaggagaagagaggaagaggcagcCAGAAAGAAGGCAGAGAAGTTGTTCTGGTGTGAGCTGGTGTCTGCCCTGGGGAAGGGGGCGGCAGAGGGAGCTGGAGTAACAAGCAAAGGGAAAGGGAAAGCAGTGAAAAAGGTTAAGGCGATAGAGAGGGCAGCAGCTTTGGCTACCACACCGCTGTCAATCACATCAGCTGCCAAAGTGGTGGGAGGAGCTGTGAGAGAGGGAAGTAAAGTGCTTTACAAACACCGCAAAACTCTCCTACACTGA
- the LOC109898605 gene encoding ankyrin repeat and fibronectin type-III domain-containing protein 1, which yields MSVSVRNPPQRRRSLGPVLPKRIYRNLSVRLRGGESSFSGETDMPKHPCKATHTYQNLWEAVEKEDTLAVQSLLCRDRVCGGGGGRDKEKKEKDWEREREKGVNRVSEQGLVPLDVAALTQNSPLLHVLTKAGARHNPVLCLPAEWLCKLDALVMLADRQVEDRREELLGGAGAGPHVQADIQRQLHLWTLRQQLYCRMRESFHHTDLPGPPSSVSLFVTSASSLFVSIREPNGIATGLITRYRVEWSTSANFKSILGSAQVIDTKTPIHSITGLTTGMHYFVRVTAYNVKGWGPAQSSSPVSAAPSSWRECMGVKTPSRNKEALARRLLEQTREPHYKGYCIESCKPQSPSKRLSMSRSLKLLFQSATKFVRLLQRGVYLATVFYRKENILVTADDQLPLVEIQCCSTSVSQDFLWFAKLSCAWQQVPWLQQALSSALSSSSSLLQNRHNILQAVAQLQSSLGTVDLGQVYYEPLKDRQGNVLLVTVKDCAAHTKPPDLPLHWVPLAWLEKNRSRTPLLPEPTAMDTLTEQLKEKLSFHRRSVQWAQPGLYVGILKLCSTVEQIRVLVPQRLPNLLCHARVRHIPHVSRDEWAWLQSHNMLTANEDTEDVDETSVDSSGLGDFVRSLRAAVTLLLTKLNIPLYRAYQYGVYTRELLQFGDKMSMLLLLPPSEDFSSSYWPLVGTKEPGLTMPLQIFELVHFWTYEQDFLSQYCQVWVRLELDAHLSQQALREALDTKEVQEARDRLGHITQLSQSLEVVWREARWIMDVLQCVRSKQWVGAVPLGLVMGGDPPACPDDEEDDRPTTRVWPQCILPQKKISESITCTVTDVGVSSGISEPICIPGVHEKAVSLIEGASKGGYPVDLSAQHPVVVFNSLDQSGVGFDIVAQSEVVYHNIMAQSEVTDHDIVNLPAAYSGELEYPHSFVSDVIPPLPELDIIFPTLSLIDEEREEDPVPGRMDMLDSLSLGVGESEAFFGLNSDLMRGPKGCSLSDVHHDTNSLTAGLSLGDRTCADTLFSGHLDRLATSASLPIVRTTPAQSWDLPTEDTMIHAGNRGGSMPARSQVEWENSSNQAS from the exons atgtctgtgtctgtgagaaaTCCGCCACAGCGGCGGCGCTCTCTGGGTCCCGTTTTGCCTAAACGCATCTACAGAAACCTGTCGGTCAGGCTGAGGGGCGGAGAGTCCTCTTTTTCCGGAGAGACAGACATGCCGAAACATCCATGCAAGGCCACTCACACA TATCAGAACCTGTGGGAGGCAGTGGAGAAGGAGGACACCCTGGCGGTGCAGAGCCTGCTATGCAGGGACAGAGTGTGTGGCGGAGGAGGGGGACGGGataaagagaagaaagagaaggactgggaaagagagagggagaaaggtgtAAACAGAGTGAGTGAGCAGGGCCTGGTACCTCTGGACGTGGCTGCTCTAACTCAGAACTCCCCTCTGCTGCACGTGTTGACCAAGGCAGGAGCCAGACACAACCCCGTCT tgTGTCTTCCAGCGGAGTGGTTGTGCAAGCTGGATGCCCTGGTGATGTTGGCCGACAGGCAggtggaggacaggagggaggagctACTGGGTGGAGCAGGGGCGGGGCCACATGTGCAGGCCGACATACAGAGGCAGCTCCACCTCTGGACTCTGCGGCAGCAGCTGTACTGCAGGATGAGGGAGAGCTTCCACCACACAG ACCTCCCTGGCCCACCCAGTAGCGTGTCACTGTTTGTGACCAGTGCCTCTTCCCTGTTTGTGTCCATTCGAGAGCCAAACGGTATCGCCACTGGATTGATCACCCGCTACAGAG TGGAATGGAGCACCTCTGCCAACTTCAAGAGTATACTTGGCTCAGCCCAGGTGATCGACACTAAGACCCCCATCCACAGCATCACAGGACTCACGACA GGAATGCACTACTTTGTGAGAGTGACCGCCTACAATGTGAAGGGATGGGGCCCGGCTCAGAGCTCCAGCCCAGTCAGTGCTGCCCCCTCCA GCTGGAGGGAGTGTATGGGAGTGAAAACTCCAAGCAGGAACAAGGAGGCTCTAGCCAGGAGACTGTTGGAGCAGACCAGAGAGCCACACTACAAGGGATACTGTATAG AGAGCTGCAAGCCCCAGAGCCCCAGTAAGCGCCTGTCTATGTCTCGCAGCCTGAAGCTGCTCTTCCAGTCTGCCACCAAGTTTGTCCGTCTCCTACAGAG GGGTGTATACCTGGCAACTGTGTTCTACAGAAAGGAAAACATCCTGGTCACAGCAGATGACCAGCTCCCATTGGTGGAGATCCAGTGCTGCTCCACCTCCGTCTCTCAGGACTTCCTTTGGTTTGCCAAG TTGTCCTGTGCCTGGCAACAGGTGCCCTGGCTCCAGCAGgccctctcctccgctctctcctcctcttcatcactaCTTCAGAACAGGCACAATATCTTGCAGGCTGTAGCACAACTACAG tcctctctggggacagtagacttGGGGCAGGTGTACTATGAGCCTCTGAAGGACAGGCAGGGTAATGTCCTGCTGGTGACAGTGAAGGATTGTGCGGCCCACACAAAACCCCCGGACCTCCCTCTCCACTGGGTCCCCCTGGCCTGGCTGGAGAAGAACCGGAGCAGGACCCCTCTACTCCCAGAGCCTACTGCCATGGACACCCTCACAGAGCAGCTCAAG GAGAAGCTGTCCTTCCACAGACGCAGTGTCCAGTGGGCCCAGCCGGGCCTGTACGTGGGCATCTTGAAGCTGTGCAGCACAGTGGAGCAGATCAGGGTTCTAGTGCCCCAGAGGCTGCCCAACCTGCTATGCCACGCCAGAGTGCGCCACATTCCCCATGTGTCCCG CGATGAATGGGCGTGGTTACAAAGCCACAACATGTTAACAGCCAATGAGGACACAGAGGACGTGGATGAGACCTCGGTGGACAGCTCTGGGCTGGGGGACTTTGTGAGGTCACTCAGGGCCGCTGTTACTCTCCTGTTGACAAAGCTCAACATCCCCCTCTACAGG GCGTATCAGTACGGTGTGTACACTCGGGAGCTGCTGCAGTTTGGGGATAAGATGTCCATgctgctcctgctcccccccagtGAAGACTTCAGTTCTAGCTACTGGCCCCTAGTGGGCACCAAGGAGCCAGGCCTCACAATGCCACTGCAGATCTTTGAGCTGG TGCACTTCTGGACGTACGAGCAAGACTTCCTGTCTCAGTACTGTCAGGTCTGGGTTCGGTTGGAGCTGGACGCTCATCTGTCCCAGCAGGCTTTGCGAGAAGCTTTGGACACGAAGGAGGTGCAGGAGGCCAGAGACCGCCTTGGTCACATCACTCAGCTCTCACAG AGTCTTGAGGTGGTGTGGCGTGAGGCCCGGTGGATCATGGATGTCCTGCAGTGTGTCCGCTCTAAACAGTGGGTGGGGGCGGTGCCTCTGGGCCTGGTCATGGGAGGAGACCCACCTGCCTGCCCAGACGATGAGGAGGATGACAGGCCTACCACCAGAGTCTGGCCCCAGTGCATACTCCCTCAAAAGAAAATATCAG AGAGcattacctgtactgttacagaCGTTGGTGTCAGCAGTGGGATCTCTGAGCCGATATGTATCCCGGGGGTCCATGAAAAGGCTGTGAGTTTAATTGAGGGGGCTAGCAAAGGGGGGTACCCTGTGGACCTCAGTGCCCAACATCCTGTTGTGGTGTTCAACAGCCTGGATCAGTCAGGAGTTGGATTCGACATTGTGGCCCAATCAGAAGTGGTATATCATAACATTATGGCCCAATCAGAAGTGACAGATCATGACATTGTGAACTTGCCAGCTGCCTACAGTGGAGAACTGGAGTATCCTCACAGTTTTGTCAGTGATGTGATCCCGCCTCTACCAGAGCTGGACATCATCTTCCCCACACTGAGTCTgatagatgaagagagggaggaggaccctGTACCTGGGAGGATGGATATGCTTGACAGTTTAAGTCTTGGAGTCGGTGAAAGCGAGGCTTTCTTTGGACTAAACTCTGACTTGATGAGGGGACCTAAGGGTTGTTCTCTCTCTGATGTGCATCATGATACGAACTCACTGACAGCAGGCCTTAGTTTAGGAGACAGAACCTGTGCAGATACACTGTTCTCAGGTCATTTAGACAGGCTGGCCACATCTGCCTCTCTTCCCATTGTGAGGACCACACCTGCCCAGAGCTGGGATTTACCTACAGAGGACACTATGATACATGCTGGCAACAGGGGGGGCAGCATGCCAGCCAGGAGCCAGGTTGAGTGGGAGAACTCCTCTAACCAGGCATCCTGA